One region of Geovibrio ferrireducens genomic DNA includes:
- a CDS encoding M48 family metallopeptidase, which translates to MKDEIKQAVLVCGREVSYRHTVKAGLKNIYISVDADGVIAVRAPAVPEKTILSVIEKKAEWIFRRMSVKRERLDAVRFDDGCPVPLFGAEYPLEIIRNPLAGLGRAEVYLAGGSIKAEINPYLFKEEYFFKALEVFRKRKAEEVITPVLERRASEMGLLYRKVTFRKTGSRWGSCSSLGHISLNYELTKLPPECADYVCVHELAHLVHPNHGISFWALVAEYVPDYKRIRQFMKNCVIG; encoded by the coding sequence ATGAAGGATGAGATAAAACAGGCCGTGCTTGTCTGCGGGCGCGAGGTTTCCTACCGCCACACAGTGAAGGCGGGGCTTAAGAATATATACATATCCGTGGATGCGGACGGTGTGATAGCCGTCAGGGCTCCCGCTGTGCCGGAGAAAACCATTCTCTCCGTAATCGAAAAAAAGGCGGAGTGGATCTTCCGCCGCATGTCTGTAAAGCGTGAAAGGCTGGATGCCGTGCGGTTTGATGACGGATGCCCCGTGCCTTTATTCGGTGCGGAGTACCCGCTTGAAATAATCCGTAACCCGCTGGCCGGACTGGGCAGGGCGGAGGTTTATCTCGCAGGCGGCAGTATAAAGGCGGAGATAAATCCGTATCTCTTTAAAGAAGAATACTTTTTTAAAGCTCTTGAAGTTTTCCGGAAACGAAAAGCCGAAGAGGTTATAACCCCTGTGCTTGAAAGGCGCGCATCTGAAATGGGGCTTCTGTACCGCAAAGTCACTTTCCGCAAAACGGGCAGCCGCTGGGGAAGCTGCTCGTCTCTGGGGCACATATCCCTTAATTACGAACTGACCAAGCTCCCGCCGGAATGTGCTGACTATGTTTGCGTCCATGAGCTTGCCCATCTGGTGCACCCCAACCACGGTATAAGCTTCTGGGCTCTGGTTGCGGAATATGTTCCTGATTATAAGAGAATAAGGCAGTTTATGAAAAACTGCGTCATCGGCTGA
- a CDS encoding tautomerase family protein codes for MPHLQFEINRKISDDEKKALAERVKELFSLVMDTGTDHIGISIREYDTYNLFIGRVRNNKEGVALVNADIREGRTIQQRRKLALGFMEIINSLFFIPFDNMYVTFTEHKGEDFHLNERYLASWHQGEDPLNE; via the coding sequence ATGCCACACTTACAGTTCGAGATTAACAGGAAAATAAGCGACGATGAGAAAAAAGCTCTCGCCGAGAGGGTTAAGGAGCTTTTTTCACTGGTTATGGACACGGGCACAGACCACATAGGCATAAGCATCCGCGAGTATGACACCTACAACCTGTTCATAGGCAGGGTGAGAAACAACAAAGAGGGCGTTGCTCTGGTTAATGCCGACATAAGGGAAGGGCGCACCATTCAGCAGAGGCGCAAGCTTGCCTTGGGGTTTATGGAGATTATCAACAGCCTGTTCTTCATTCCGTTCGATAATATGTATGTTACATTTACTGAGCATAAGGGAGAGGATTTTCACCTGAACGAGCGTTATCTCGCCTCTTGGCATCAGGGTGAGGACCCGCTTAATGAATGA
- a CDS encoding GNAT family N-acetyltransferase, whose protein sequence is MEIVRAETKDIPDLCRLLAYLFEQEAEFSPDTKAQEKGLRLIIDDPRTGDILIMRENGQAAGMVNLLYTVSTALGGKVAVLEDMVISPEHRNGGTGGRLLKAAVEHAKKQGCLRITLLTDTVNEKAQRFYERHGFSISPMLPMRLVL, encoded by the coding sequence ATGGAAATTGTCAGAGCGGAAACAAAAGATATACCGGACTTATGCCGTCTGCTGGCTTATCTTTTTGAGCAGGAAGCTGAATTTTCACCGGATACAAAAGCTCAGGAAAAGGGCCTGAGGCTGATTATAGACGACCCGCGCACCGGGGATATACTGATAATGCGGGAAAACGGGCAGGCAGCGGGGATGGTGAATCTGCTTTACACAGTGAGCACCGCTCTGGGCGGCAAAGTCGCTGTGCTTGAGGATATGGTTATTTCTCCTGAGCACAGAAACGGCGGAACAGGCGGCAGACTGCTTAAAGCCGCCGTGGAGCATGCAAAAAAGCAGGGCTGCCTGCGCATAACCCTGCTTACCGACACAGTAAACGAAAAGGCGCAGAGGTTTTACGAACGCCACGGATTCAGCATATCACCCATGCTCCCCATGCGCCTTGTTCTGTGA
- the msrA gene encoding peptide-methionine (S)-S-oxide reductase MsrA: protein MKKLLFIPALLFLLMTGESMSAEKYETATFAGGCFWCMEPPFEKLEGVKDVIAGYTGGKVENPTYEDVSAGFTGHYEAVQITFDPAVITYKELLEVFWRNIDPVDRGGQFADKGTQYRTAVFYHSPEQRDAAEISKRALANSGKFKQPIATNILPAVKFYKAEEYHQDYYKKNANHYNRYKVGSGRAGFIEKTWGNEKSQVPKKDWRGFKKPSDAELKNKLSPMQYKVTQHEGTERAFTGETWDNKRDGIYVDVVSGEPLFSSLDKYDSGTGWPSFTKPLMRENIVTRVDTKLFQSRTEVRSKYGDSHLGHVFEDGPAPTGMRYCMNSAAMRFIPKEDLEKEGYGEFLKLFE from the coding sequence ATGAAAAAGCTGCTTTTTATTCCGGCGTTACTGTTTTTGCTTATGACAGGTGAATCTATGAGTGCAGAAAAATACGAAACCGCTACATTTGCGGGCGGCTGCTTCTGGTGTATGGAGCCGCCTTTTGAGAAGCTGGAAGGTGTGAAGGATGTTATAGCCGGCTACACCGGAGGCAAGGTTGAAAACCCCACCTATGAGGACGTGAGCGCAGGCTTTACCGGGCATTATGAAGCCGTGCAGATAACCTTTGATCCTGCCGTGATAACTTATAAAGAACTGCTGGAGGTTTTCTGGCGGAATATTGACCCTGTGGACAGGGGCGGACAGTTTGCCGATAAAGGCACTCAGTACCGGACAGCAGTATTTTACCACAGCCCCGAACAGCGGGATGCGGCAGAGATTTCAAAGCGGGCTCTGGCGAACTCCGGCAAGTTCAAGCAGCCCATAGCAACAAATATTCTGCCCGCTGTAAAGTTTTACAAGGCTGAGGAGTACCATCAGGACTACTATAAGAAGAATGCGAATCACTATAACAGATACAAAGTCGGCTCCGGCAGAGCGGGCTTCATCGAGAAAACCTGGGGGAATGAAAAATCTCAGGTTCCTAAGAAAGACTGGCGGGGTTTTAAAAAACCGTCTGACGCTGAGCTGAAAAACAAACTCTCGCCTATGCAGTACAAAGTGACTCAGCATGAGGGTACTGAAAGAGCATTCACAGGGGAAACATGGGACAACAAGCGGGATGGGATATACGTGGATGTAGTCTCAGGCGAGCCTCTTTTCTCGTCCCTTGATAAATACGATTCCGGCACAGGCTGGCCGAGCTTTACCAAGCCTCTTATGCGGGAGAATATCGTAACCCGTGTGGACACGAAGCTTTTTCAGTCCAGAACAGAGGTGCGCAGCAAATACGGTGATTCCCACCTCGGCCATGTGTTTGAGGACGGCCCGGCTCCGACAGGTATGAGGTACTGCATGAACTCGGCGGCTATGCGCTTCATCCCGAAGGAAGACCTTGAGAAGGAAGGCTACGGCGAGTTTCTTAAGCTTTTCGAGTGA
- the ccsB gene encoding c-type cytochrome biogenesis protein CcsB: MSSSPLFAAAGLGYLLAMVIYIAYFVTGRDIVGRVASSVAVVSFACHTGAFAIRWFAFSQMYNLGFFQSIPITNLYESLVFFAWCLILGNILVESYYKIRAFGALAAMLAGMAIAFIDTTGMSKDIQPILPALKSNWLLAHASLSFVAYAAFAVSFIAAVLHLALSDKRKSSGVYLFWTGTLSLFIFTMGGMLADMILKASSGDREGMSKPFSDLFRRADGSDIAIIIVGFITVWLFLWYFGNFIAGLAEKLGLTQDLLEELTYKAISVGFPVFTVGGLIFGAIWADKAWGHYWSWDPKETWSLITWLIYAFYLHGRYMRGWQGRKVTVIAVIGFLSTIFTYVGVNLLLSGLHSYGTF; the protein is encoded by the coding sequence ATGAGCTCATCGCCTCTTTTCGCGGCGGCAGGTCTCGGCTACCTGCTTGCAATGGTCATTTACATAGCCTATTTCGTTACAGGAAGAGATATAGTCGGCAGAGTTGCCTCATCTGTTGCGGTTGTGAGCTTCGCATGCCACACAGGCGCTTTTGCTATCCGCTGGTTTGCCTTCTCGCAGATGTATAATCTGGGCTTTTTCCAGTCCATACCCATCACTAACCTTTATGAATCGCTGGTGTTTTTTGCGTGGTGTCTTATCCTCGGCAATATTCTGGTGGAATCTTATTATAAGATCAGAGCCTTCGGCGCTCTGGCAGCCATGCTTGCCGGAATGGCGATAGCCTTCATAGACACCACAGGGATGTCAAAAGACATTCAGCCGATTCTCCCGGCACTTAAAAGCAACTGGCTTCTGGCGCATGCTTCACTCAGCTTTGTGGCTTATGCCGCGTTTGCGGTTTCGTTCATAGCCGCAGTGCTTCACCTCGCCCTGAGCGATAAAAGGAAAAGCTCCGGTGTTTATCTTTTCTGGACAGGTACGCTCTCGCTGTTTATTTTCACAATGGGCGGCATGTTGGCAGATATGATCCTTAAAGCTTCCTCCGGTGACAGGGAGGGGATGTCAAAGCCTTTTTCTGACCTTTTCAGAAGGGCGGACGGCTCTGATATAGCTATAATAATAGTGGGTTTTATAACTGTATGGCTCTTTCTGTGGTATTTCGGTAATTTTATCGCAGGTCTCGCCGAAAAGCTTGGTCTCACGCAGGATCTGCTTGAGGAACTCACATACAAGGCTATCTCGGTGGGTTTTCCGGTTTTCACTGTGGGCGGGCTGATATTCGGTGCGATATGGGCGGACAAGGCATGGGGGCATTACTGGTCATGGGACCCGAAGGAAACATGGTCGCTCATCACATGGCTTATATATGCTTTTTACCTCCACGGCAGATACATGCGCGGCTGGCAGGGTCGCAAGGTGACAGTCATCGCCGTTATAGGGTTCCTCAGCACGATTTTTACATATGTCGGCGTGAACCTTCTGCTCAGCGGTCTGCATTCCTACGGCACATTCTGA